Proteins from one Romboutsia sp. CE17 genomic window:
- the plsX gene encoding phosphate acyltransferase PlsX, whose protein sequence is MKIVIDGMGGDNAPKSNVEGVVSAIKEYNIDIIITGDKEVLEKEFANYDFDRSKLEIVHTTEVIENEDKPVKAIRSKKDSSMVVALRLVKEGKADAIVSAGSTGALLAGGLFVVGRIKGIDRPCLCPAIPNVKRGMTLIADGGANADCKVRNLVEFAAMTNIYSKKVLGIESPRISLANIGSEEGKGNELVKQSYEELKKMNINFIGNLEARDVINAKTDVIVCDGFTGNILLKSTEGVAMSVMKLLKETFLASTKGKIGAMLLKDDLKELKSFMDYSEYGGAPLLGVNGGVIKAHGSSNGKAIKNAINQGIKFAKGNVLKDIEAFVQASKEKEESKNEDSK, encoded by the coding sequence ATGAAAATTGTAATAGATGGAATGGGCGGAGATAATGCACCTAAATCCAACGTAGAAGGCGTTGTAAGCGCAATTAAAGAATATAATATAGATATTATAATAACTGGTGATAAAGAAGTCTTAGAAAAGGAATTTGCCAACTATGACTTTGATAGAAGCAAATTAGAAATAGTACATACAACAGAGGTAATAGAAAATGAAGATAAACCAGTAAAAGCAATTAGAAGTAAAAAAGATTCTTCAATGGTAGTTGCACTAAGACTTGTAAAAGAAGGAAAAGCTGATGCTATAGTTTCAGCAGGAAGTACAGGTGCTTTACTTGCAGGAGGACTATTTGTAGTAGGTAGAATTAAAGGTATAGATAGACCATGTTTATGCCCAGCTATACCAAATGTTAAAAGAGGTATGACTTTAATTGCAGATGGTGGAGCAAATGCTGATTGTAAAGTTAGAAACTTAGTTGAGTTTGCAGCAATGACTAATATTTATTCTAAAAAAGTTTTAGGGATAGAAAGTCCTAGAATTTCTTTAGCTAATATAGGTTCAGAAGAAGGCAAGGGAAATGAGTTAGTAAAACAGTCTTATGAAGAACTTAAAAAAATGAATATAAACTTTATAGGAAACTTAGAAGCAAGAGATGTGATAAATGCAAAAACAGACGTAATAGTATGTGATGGATTTACAGGAAATATATTATTAAAGTCTACAGAAGGTGTAGCAATGTCTGTTATGAAACTTTTGAAAGAAACATTCTTAGCTAGTACTAAAGGTAAAATTGGAGCAATGTTATTAAAGGATGACTTAAAAGAATTAAAATCATTTATGGATTATTCAGAGTATGGAGGAGCGCCTCTTTTAGGTGTAAATGGAGGAGTTATAAAAGCTCATGGTAGTTCAAATGGTAAGGCAATAAAGAATGCGATTAACCAAGGTATAAAGTTTGCTAAAGGGAATGTATTAAAAGATATAGAAGCGTTTGTTCAAGCTTCTAAAGAAAAAGAAGAAAGTAAAAATGAAGATAGCAAGTAA
- the spoIIIAF gene encoding stage III sporulation protein AF: MIESLKSWIITILIGAFIVSIVDMLLPKSKIKPYINLVVNFIFVFIVITPIISLFSGDFSLEDKILKMMSDYNKEYIESSNKLASESGTNSLANNYEEGLKQVLKLKLDEYGYELEDIEFEGSDISNIKLKEKNNSNKLENEDIQSSENEKTKPVFKNDEKQQNESSLDQQKLKDDLVEILDVSIETIEID, from the coding sequence GTGATAGAGAGCTTAAAATCTTGGATTATAACTATACTAATAGGCGCTTTTATAGTAAGTATAGTTGATATGCTTTTACCAAAGTCAAAAATAAAGCCATACATAAATTTAGTAGTAAATTTTATATTTGTATTCATAGTAATAACACCCATAATTAGTTTGTTTTCAGGTGATTTTAGCTTAGAAGATAAAATATTAAAAATGATGAGTGATTATAATAAAGAATATATAGAAAGTAGTAATAAATTAGCAAGTGAATCTGGAACTAATAGTTTGGCAAATAATTATGAAGAAGGATTAAAACAAGTTCTTAAATTAAAGCTAGATGAGTATGGATATGAATTAGAAGATATAGAGTTTGAAGGATCTGATATTAGCAACATAAAACTAAAAGAAAAAAATAATAGTAATAAATTAGAGAATGAGGACATACAATCTAGTGAAAATGAAAAAACAAAACCAGTGTTTAAGAATGATGAAAAGCAGCAAAATGAATCAAGCTTAGATCAACAAAAACTAAAAGATGACTTAGTTGAAATACTTGATGTATCAATTGAGACTATAGAAATTGATTAA
- a CDS encoding YceD family protein — protein sequence MIISLDKLNRRETDKIDLNFSQKIDTINYCDGIYKLTSPINVDGKISNTNKGLYIDVNVDFTLLENCSRCLDEVEVPVNYDIQGFLVKEDFDEDSFEDDDAFIYDGQEVNLLDIIEQTIDFNLTAQVLCDEDCEGLCQGCGANLNREECSCDEIANDEEIIDPRFAKLKDLFKND from the coding sequence ATGATTATTAGTCTAGATAAATTAAATAGAAGAGAAACTGATAAAATAGACTTGAATTTTTCTCAAAAAATTGATACTATTAATTACTGTGATGGCATATATAAGCTAACTTCACCTATTAATGTAGATGGTAAGATATCAAACACTAACAAAGGTTTATATATTGATGTTAATGTTGATTTTACACTTCTTGAAAATTGTTCAAGATGCTTAGATGAAGTGGAAGTACCTGTTAACTACGATATACAAGGATTCTTAGTAAAAGAGGATTTTGATGAAGATAGTTTTGAGGATGATGATGCTTTCATATATGATGGACAGGAAGTTAATCTTCTTGATATTATAGAGCAAACTATAGACTTTAATTTAACAGCACAGGTTCTTTGTGATGAAGACTGTGAGGGTCTTTGCCAAGGATGTGGAGCTAACTTAAATAGAGAAGAATGCTCTTGTGATGAAATTGCGAACGACGAGGAGATTATAGATCCCCGTTTTGCTAAATTAAAAGATTTGTTTAAAAATGACTAA
- the spoIIIAC gene encoding stage III sporulation protein AC, with the protein MDITLILKVAGVGILISVLNMILDKADRKDWSTFTTLAGVIIVLGIVLTEISDLFNTVRTMFQLY; encoded by the coding sequence ATGGATATAACTTTAATATTAAAAGTTGCAGGTGTGGGAATATTAATATCAGTTTTAAATATGATTTTAGATAAGGCTGATAGAAAAGATTGGTCTACGTTTACAACTCTAGCTGGGGTAATTATAGTGCTTGGAATAGTATTAACTGAGATAAGTGATTTATTTAATACAGTTAGAACAATGTTTCAGCTTTACTAA
- the spoIIIAD gene encoding stage III sporulation protein AD, whose amino-acid sequence MQLVGVAIIATTLCLIIRKDRPEMANFIAIITGVTILLSVIFKLNFIIEGIQDLANKANIPSIYISLIIKLIGIAYIMEFAIQLCNDCGEKNIASKLEFGGKIIVMTMSFPILLSIVEMILNIIP is encoded by the coding sequence ATGCAGTTAGTGGGGGTTGCTATAATTGCTACAACTCTTTGCCTCATAATAAGAAAAGATAGACCAGAAATGGCAAATTTTATAGCAATAATAACTGGGGTTACGATATTATTATCGGTCATATTTAAATTAAATTTTATTATAGAGGGAATACAAGACTTAGCTAATAAAGCAAATATTCCGAGCATATACATATCTTTGATAATTAAGTTAATAGGGATTGCATATATTATGGAATTTGCTATACAACTTTGTAATGATTGTGGAGAAAAAAATATAGCTTCTAAATTAGAATTTGGAGGGAAAATAATAGTAATGACAATGTCATTCCCTATACTTCTTTCTATTGTAGAAATGATATTAAATATAATCCCATAG
- a CDS encoding nucleotidyltransferase, with protein MNILGLVVEYNPFHNGHLYHLLKSKEITNATHTVAIMSGNFLQRGEPALFDKHIRACAAVKNGVDLVIELPTLFACQSAEIFSHGAIATLNSLNCINSICFGSEIGDIDILYTISKILVNEPDEFKVSLKKYLNEGLLFPTARSNALFDYINNNNLLNISKDDLLSILNSSNNILGIEYVKSLLKLKSNIVPFTITRINSEYNSEKIDNSICSATAIRKALKNGNEISFASNVVPEPTYNILKEKINNNFNPIFDEMFFDTLSSIILRDNNHLDRYFDVNEGIENKIYQSIFTSKSLEELHSSIKSKRYTLTKIKRTLNNILLGITKEDMNLVKNMDYIPYIRVLAFNNKGREILKSIKNSSEVNIINKFSKVEFSMNDNKLKTLIDYDVKASNIYNMVYYKNNRHLLKGPMDFYISPTYIK; from the coding sequence ATGAATATACTTGGATTAGTTGTTGAATATAATCCATTCCATAATGGGCATTTATATCATTTATTAAAGTCTAAAGAAATAACCAATGCTACACATACAGTTGCTATTATGAGTGGTAACTTCCTTCAAAGAGGAGAACCTGCTTTATTTGATAAACACATAAGAGCTTGTGCAGCTGTTAAAAATGGTGTAGATTTAGTTATTGAATTACCTACATTATTTGCTTGCCAAAGTGCAGAAATTTTTTCTCATGGAGCTATAGCTACTTTAAATTCTTTAAATTGTATAAATTCAATTTGCTTTGGTAGCGAAATTGGTGATATTGATATTCTTTATACAATTTCCAAAATATTAGTCAATGAACCAGATGAATTTAAAGTTTCTTTAAAAAAATATCTAAACGAAGGATTACTTTTTCCTACAGCTAGAAGCAACGCTTTATTTGATTATATTAATAACAATAATTTACTTAATATATCTAAAGATGACCTTTTAAGTATTTTAAACTCATCTAATAATATTTTAGGCATAGAATATGTAAAAAGTCTACTAAAATTAAAAAGTAATATTGTTCCTTTTACAATTACTAGGATAAATTCAGAGTATAACTCTGAAAAAATAGATAATTCTATTTGTTCTGCCACTGCTATAAGAAAAGCCTTAAAAAATGGAAATGAAATTTCATTTGCTTCAAATGTGGTTCCAGAACCTACTTATAATATTTTAAAAGAGAAAATTAATAATAATTTTAATCCTATTTTTGATGAAATGTTTTTTGATACTTTATCTTCGATTATTCTTAGAGATAATAATCATTTAGATAGATATTTCGATGTTAATGAAGGGATAGAAAATAAAATTTATCAAAGTATTTTCACTTCTAAATCATTAGAAGAGCTTCATTCATCTATAAAGTCAAAAAGGTACACTTTGACTAAAATAAAACGTACACTTAATAATATTTTACTTGGTATAACTAAAGAAGATATGAATTTAGTAAAAAATATGGATTACATTCCTTATATAAGGGTTTTAGCTTTTAATAACAAAGGTCGTGAAATACTAAAATCCATAAAAAACTCTTCTGAAGTTAATATTATAAATAAGTTTTCTAAGGTTGAATTTTCTATGAATGATAATAAACTTAAGACTTTAATTGATTATGATGTAAAAGCAAGTAATATATACAATATGGTATATTATAAAAATAATAGACATCTATTAAAAGGACCTATGGATTTTTATATATCACCAACTTATATAAAATAA
- the rpmF gene encoding 50S ribosomal protein L32 translates to MAVPKRKTSKSKTKMRRAANSQMTATGFVSCPQCHEPKLPHRVCPDCGYYKGKEVVSK, encoded by the coding sequence ATGGCAGTACCAAAGCGTAAGACGTCTAAATCAAAAACTAAAATGAGAAGAGCGGCTAACTCACAAATGACAGCAACTGGATTTGTAAGTTGTCCACAATGTCATGAGCCAAAATTACCACATAGAGTGTGTCCAGATTGCGGATATTATAAAGGTAAAGAAGTTGTTTCTAAGTAA
- a CDS encoding acetate kinase, producing the protein MKVLVLNCGSSSLKYQLIDMSNEAVLCVGLVERIGIEGSILKQEKDGVEGKYIVEQPMKNHEDAIKLVLDAVLDPTYGGVKEMSEIEAVGHRVVHGGEKFASSVVITEEVENTIKECIDLAPLHNPANIMGIDACKAILPGVPMVAVFDTAFHQTMPKKSYLYGLPHELYTKYGVRRYGFHGTSHKYVSQRAAAMLGKNIEDVKIITCHLGNGASIAAVDGGKCVDTSMGFTPLEGLIMGTRCGDIDPAIIPFLMRKENLDADGIDNVMNKQSGVYGMTGISSDFRDIEDAAAKGDEKAQVALDAYAQRVKKYIGSYAAEMNGVDAVVFTAGVGENGIDMREAIATNMEFLGMKLDKEANKVRGKETVISTEDSAVKILLIPTNEELMIARDTVALVK; encoded by the coding sequence ATGAAAGTATTAGTATTAAACTGTGGTAGTTCTTCATTAAAGTATCAATTAATAGATATGTCAAATGAAGCTGTATTATGTGTAGGTTTAGTTGAAAGAATAGGTATAGAAGGTTCTATACTTAAGCAAGAAAAAGACGGTGTAGAAGGTAAGTACATAGTTGAACAACCAATGAAAAACCATGAAGATGCTATAAAATTAGTATTAGATGCTGTTCTTGATCCAACTTACGGTGGAGTAAAAGAAATGAGCGAAATAGAAGCTGTTGGACACAGAGTTGTACACGGTGGTGAAAAGTTTGCTTCATCTGTAGTAATAACTGAAGAAGTTGAAAATACTATAAAAGAATGTATAGATTTAGCTCCACTTCACAACCCAGCAAACATAATGGGAATAGATGCTTGTAAAGCTATACTTCCAGGGGTACCAATGGTAGCTGTATTTGATACTGCTTTCCATCAAACAATGCCTAAAAAATCTTACTTATATGGTTTACCTCATGAGTTATACACTAAATACGGTGTAAGAAGATACGGATTCCACGGAACTTCTCACAAGTATGTATCTCAAAGAGCTGCTGCTATGTTAGGAAAGAACATAGAAGATGTTAAGATAATAACTTGCCACTTAGGAAATGGAGCTTCTATAGCTGCTGTTGATGGTGGTAAATGTGTAGATACTTCTATGGGATTCACTCCATTAGAAGGATTAATAATGGGAACTAGATGTGGAGATATAGATCCAGCTATAATACCATTCTTAATGAGAAAAGAAAACTTAGATGCAGATGGAATAGATAACGTAATGAACAAGCAATCTGGAGTATACGGTATGACTGGTATATCAAGTGACTTCAGAGATATAGAAGATGCTGCTGCTAAGGGTGACGAAAAAGCTCAAGTTGCATTAGATGCTTATGCTCAAAGAGTTAAGAAATATATAGGATCTTACGCTGCTGAAATGAACGGTGTTGATGCTGTTGTATTCACTGCTGGTGTAGGTGAAAACGGAATAGATATGAGAGAAGCTATAGCTACTAACATGGAATTCTTAGGAATGAAGTTAGATAAAGAAGCTAACAAAGTTAGAGGAAAAGAAACTGTAATATCTACTGAAGATTCTGCAGTTAAGATATTATTAATACCAACTAACGAAGAATTAATGATAGCTAGAGATACTGTAGCTTTAGTTAAATAA
- a CDS encoding stage III sporulation protein AB translates to MQIKVVIIGVLIGCSYLIGDFIYKSYIKRHKSLNDLIRILEIVRMDLSFGLYTLEEVFSRVGNKEDYCLSKFFKSMAYDLSNNDYKVLEDILDDNLCILTNETYLQNKEVEELKTLILTLGKSDIASQERMISLSVENLKKLTTDSKEDISKKGNLYKQLITFLGICIGIILV, encoded by the coding sequence TTGCAAATTAAAGTAGTTATTATTGGAGTTCTCATAGGGTGTAGTTACTTAATTGGAGATTTTATATACAAGTCTTATATAAAAAGGCATAAATCATTAAATGATCTCATAAGAATATTAGAGATAGTAAGGATGGACTTGTCATTTGGGTTATACACTCTAGAAGAGGTCTTCAGTAGAGTAGGTAATAAAGAAGATTACTGCTTATCGAAATTCTTTAAATCAATGGCGTATGATTTAAGTAATAATGACTATAAAGTATTAGAAGATATTCTAGATGATAATTTATGTATTTTAACAAATGAAACTTATTTACAAAATAAGGAAGTCGAAGAATTAAAGACACTTATACTTACATTAGGTAAAAGTGATATTGCATCTCAAGAAAGGATGATAAGTCTAAGTGTAGAAAATTTAAAAAAATTAACAACTGATAGCAAAGAAGACATAAGCAAAAAAGGGAATTTGTACAAGCAACTTATAACTTTTTTAGGTATATGTATAGGAATAATTTTGGTATAG
- the spoIIIAE gene encoding stage III sporulation protein AE: protein MKKKLLGILLTALTILNLSITCFAEDDSKESYDEAKSSIDLYIDSQLDKVSVDEIEKYIRDDVAVKDIDLKQFVKDLISGKQSILDLFEKEKIKATVFSELKVSLKVVATILVLALLSSILKSLENSFSSGNISKITTYIIFITMVSLTLIGFKDVLTICYRTINSTVGLMQVIMPILITFLTLMGFPITSTALNPIFLGGVTLINIIFKEFMFTSITVVFAILVINNLSQSIKLSKLSSFIKNINIVTIGAMFTIYLGLVSIQGIYVTSFDKFSVKTVKFAIGNFIPVVGGFVSDSVDILLSSSQLIKNVFGGIGLVILIGICLVPIIKILSVIIVYKVAAVVVEPVGEESMSSFLNDVANLMVIMLACVIAIMIMFFVTIAILTSISVVTH from the coding sequence ATGAAAAAAAAATTATTAGGTATTTTGTTAACAGCTCTTACAATACTTAATTTATCCATAACCTGCTTTGCAGAAGATGATTCAAAGGAAAGTTATGACGAAGCAAAAAGTAGTATTGACCTTTATATAGATAGCCAACTTGATAAAGTTAGTGTAGACGAAATTGAAAAGTATATAAGAGATGATGTTGCGGTTAAAGATATAGATTTAAAACAATTTGTAAAAGATCTGATTAGCGGTAAGCAGAGCATATTAGATTTATTTGAGAAAGAGAAAATAAAAGCTACAGTATTTAGTGAATTGAAAGTTAGCTTAAAAGTAGTAGCGACAATTTTGGTACTAGCGTTACTTTCATCTATATTAAAAAGTCTAGAAAATTCCTTTTCTTCAGGAAATATAAGTAAAATAACAACATATATAATTTTCATAACAATGGTGTCACTTACTCTAATTGGTTTTAAAGATGTTTTAACAATATGCTATAGAACTATAAATAGTACAGTAGGACTGATGCAAGTTATAATGCCAATCTTAATTACATTTTTAACTTTAATGGGATTCCCAATAACATCCACAGCTCTTAATCCAATATTTTTAGGTGGGGTTACACTAATAAATATTATATTTAAAGAATTTATGTTTACATCTATCACAGTAGTATTTGCAATTCTAGTTATAAATAATTTATCACAAAGCATAAAACTAAGTAAACTTTCTTCATTTATTAAAAATATAAATATAGTTACTATAGGAGCAATGTTCACTATTTACTTAGGTCTTGTATCTATTCAAGGTATATATGTAACTAGTTTTGATAAGTTTAGTGTAAAAACAGTAAAATTTGCAATAGGAAACTTCATACCAGTAGTAGGTGGGTTTGTATCAGATTCAGTTGACATTTTGCTATCTTCATCTCAGCTTATTAAAAATGTATTTGGCGGAATTGGATTAGTAATATTAATTGGTATCTGCTTAGTTCCAATAATAAAAATTTTATCTGTAATAATTGTATATAAAGTTGCAGCAGTTGTAGTAGAACCAGTAGGGGAAGAAAGTATGTCTAGTTTTTTAAATGATGTGGCAAATTTAATGGTAATAATGCTAGCGTGTGTAATAGCTATAATGATTATGTTCTTCGTAACAATAGCGATTTTAACATCCATTAGTGTAGTAACTCATTAG
- the spoIIIAA gene encoding stage III sporulation protein AA: MKNISDEIINSLSLNLREKIKKLPKSNLNIEEIRLRAQKPLILNANNKDYFYNEKDNDLGIKMDKPYIVTREDIEQTFQIICKYSIHTFMDDITKGFITLRGGHRVGIVGKAIVENGQVKNIKHISSLNIRISREIIGCSDKILDHIIKDNNQVNNTLIISPPQCGKTTLLRDIVRNLSNGNKRFGFKGTKVALIDERNEIGGSYLGVPQMDVGIRTDIIETCPKDIGIIMLLRSMSPNVIVTDEIGNEKEVKALYTALNGGVSLITTVHGDSIDDIKGRKELSHLLDRELFKKVIILSARKGPGTVEKIYDLEEKRWYFAN, from the coding sequence ATGAAAAATATATCTGATGAAATTATAAACTCTCTTTCGTTAAACTTAAGAGAAAAAATAAAAAAACTACCTAAAAGTAATCTAAATATTGAAGAAATAAGGCTTAGAGCTCAAAAACCACTAATATTAAATGCTAATAACAAAGATTATTTTTATAACGAAAAAGATAATGATTTAGGAATAAAAATGGACAAACCATATATTGTAACTAGAGAAGACATTGAACAAACATTTCAAATTATATGTAAGTATTCTATTCATACTTTTATGGATGATATAACAAAAGGATTTATAACTTTAAGGGGTGGGCATAGAGTTGGAATAGTAGGAAAAGCAATCGTTGAAAATGGACAAGTGAAAAATATAAAGCATATATCATCTTTAAATATAAGAATTTCAAGAGAAATTATAGGATGCTCTGATAAAATTTTAGATCATATAATAAAAGATAACAATCAAGTTAACAATACTTTGATTATTTCTCCACCTCAATGTGGTAAGACAACCTTATTAAGAGATATAGTAAGAAACTTAAGCAATGGAAATAAAAGATTTGGATTCAAGGGGACGAAGGTGGCTTTAATAGATGAACGTAATGAAATAGGTGGATCTTATTTAGGAGTTCCACAAATGGATGTTGGAATAAGAACTGATATTATAGAAACATGCCCTAAAGATATAGGTATAATCATGCTTTTAAGATCTATGTCGCCAAATGTAATCGTTACAGATGAAATAGGCAATGAAAAAGAAGTTAAAGCTTTATATACAGCATTAAATGGTGGTGTAAGCTTAATTACAACTGTACATGGAGATTCTATTGATGATATAAAAGGAAGAAAAGAATTAAGTCATTTATTGGATAGAGAACTGTTTAAAAAAGTTATTATATTGTCAGCAAGAAAAGGGCCTGGAACAGTTGAAAAAATATATGACTTAGAAGAAAAGAGATGGTATTTTGCAAATTAA